The nucleotide window GTTCCCGCCGCCCTGTCACTCCTCGCCGACCTTCACCAACTGCTTGCCGATGTTGTCGCCGTCGAACAGCCCGAGGAAGGCGTCGGGGGCGTTCGCCAGCCCCTCCGTGATCGTCTCGCGGTACTGGAGGTCGCCGGCGGCGACGAGTTCCGCGAGGTGTTCTGTCGCCTCGCGGAACCGTGGCGCGAAGTCGCGGACGAGGAACCCCTCCACGGTCGCGCGGCTCTCGATCAACGACGGGAGCTTCCGGGGGCCGGTCGGGACCGCCTCGTCGTTGTACAGTGCGATCTGGCCGCAGACGGCGACCCGGGCGTCGACGTTCAGTCGGGCGAACACGGCGTCCGTGATCGGGCCGCCGACGTTGTCGAAGTAGACGTCGATCCCGTCGGGCGCGAGTTCGTCCAACCGCTCCGGCACGGTCTCGTGTTCGTAGTCGATCGCGCCGTCGAAGCCGAGGTCGTCGGTGAGCCAGTTCGTCTTCTCCTGGCTGCCGGCGACACCGATCACGTCGGCACCCTGGAGCGCGGCCAGTTGGCCGACGACGGAGCCGACGGCCCCGGCCGCGCCGGAGACGACGACCGTGTCGCCGGCGCGGGGCTGTGCCACCTCGCGGGTACCGAAGTACGCCGTCCGGCCGGGCATTCCGAGCACGGACAGCGCAGCCGAGGTCGGCAGCCCGCCGGTGTCAACCGGGGTGAGATCGTCGCCGGCGGCGACGGCGTACTCCGCCCACGGGAGGTTGCCGACGACGGTCTGGCCCGGCTCCACGCCGGCACCGCCGGCGACCACCTCGCCGACGACACCGCCGCGCAGCGGGTCGCCCACGTCCCACGGCTCCGAGTACGACTCGCCGGCACGCATCCGGTCGCGCATGTACGGGTCGACGGAGAGGTACTGTGTACGGACGAGCGCCTCGCCCGGGTCGGGCTCTACTTCGACGGTACGGAGCTCGAAGGCGTCGTGATCCGGTCGCCCCTCGGGTCTGTGTTCGAGGTGGAACCGGCGTGTCTCGGTCGGTGACACGCTCGAACGGTGGGCACACGGTCCGATAAGTTCTCTACAACGAGACGGAACCCGTCTGCAGTTGCGTCAGTTCGGGCTCTCGACGGAGTCGCCAGGATCGCTGGAGTCGTCGGGATCGCTGGGATCGTCGGGATCACTGGAGTCGTCGGGATCGCTGGGATCGTCGGGATCACTGGAGTCGCCGAGCTCGCTGGGATCGTCGGGATCACTGGAGTCGCCGAGCTCGCTGGGATCGTCGGGATCACTGGAGTCGTCGGGGTCGCCGTGTTCTACCCCCTCGCGGCGGTCCGCGCGCTTCCGGCGGATCGCGGCGGCGCCGACGCTGGCGTCGTAGCCGAAGAACACCTCGCGGGCCGACGCCTCCGCCACCTCCGTCGCGTGGATCAGGTCGTCCACGTCGACGTTCACGGCGTACAGCTCCACGGAGAAGTCGACGGGCAGTTGTGCGAGTCGGTCCGCGAACCCGCGGGCGATGGTCTCCAGCCAGTAGGTCGTCCCGTAGGCGGTGTCGTACAACGGGACGACGAACTCGTCGACGTACTCCGACAGCGCTTCCAGGTCCAGCCCCGCCCGTTCGTGGAGGTGACCCGAGTACGGGTCCGGGTACAGGGTGAGGTACACTCGGCCGGGGATCCGGTCCGTCGCCTCGCGCACGAACTTCGTGATCACGGACGCTCGCCAGTCGTACCACGCCGCTCCGCCCGGCTCCGGCGACTCCTCTTCGGTCTCCGTGGCCGCCCACTCGCGGAACTGCTCGGTACACCGGTCACAGTAGCAGTACTCCGGGCGTGGGAACCCGACATCGTCCAGCCGCACGTCCGGGGAGACGGCGGCAGCGTCCTCCACCATCTCCAGAACCCCGGCGCGGTAGTCCTCGCGGGTGGGACAGACGTACGCCCAGTCGAAGTACGTCCGGTCGCGGGTCGCCCGCTCGCCCTCGTCGGAGACGGGCGCGAGATCCGGGCTGTCTGCGACGGCCGCGTTGTCGCCGAAACAGGAGATCATGTTGACCGCGTCCGCGAGCGGCTCCGCCGCACGGCCGGTCACGTCTTTCACCTCGTAGAACGCGCGGTCGAAGGCGTCCCACTCCGTCTCCTCCTCGTTGCGCGTGACGACGCCGTAGTCGGTCATACCGCTCGTTGGCCACGGCTGGGCGTAAGTCGTTCGACGGAGAGCGAGCCGCGGGAGCTACTCTTCGGTGTCGACCTCGACCTCGACGGAGTCGTCACCGGAGGTGAGGACGACGTACAGCAGTACGATGATGCCGAACAGGAGGACGAGCTTCGATTTTCCGGACATGCCTCTGCGTTCGCGGGGTGGCTACAAATCGTTTCCGGGACACCGACGGGCGACGGGGCTCACCGCGACAGCTGCTCCCCGAACCCCTCCCGCAGGATCGTGTCACAGTACTCACACCGGACGCCCTCCTCGACGACGGCGAAGCTGGCGTCGACTGGCTCGTCGGCGTTCGTGATGCAGTTGCGATTCGGACACTCCAGGACCCCGGTCACGCGCTCGGGCCGAGAGACCCGGTTCTTCTCGACCACGTCGAACTCGCGGACGATGTTGACGGTCGCGGCGGGCGCGAACAACGACAACACGTCCACCTCCGACTGGCTGAGTTCCCGTCCCTCGACTTTCACGACGTCCTTCTGGCCGAGTCGGTCCGACGGGACGTTCATGACGACGGAGACCCCGAGCCCCTCGGAGCCGTCGATCTCCAGGAGCGAGAGCACGTTCAGCGCCTGGCCGGCCGCGACGTGGTCGATGACGGTGCCGTCGCGGATCTTCGACACCCGGAGCTTCTGGTCGTCGTCTGTCACGCCGACTCACCTCCGTCGCCGAGGAGAGCGTCCAGCAACGCCATCCGCACGGGGACACCGTTGTGTGCCTGCTCGAAGTACTTCGCGTGGCTCGTCTCGTCGATCTCCGGTGCGATCTCGTCGACGCGGGGCAACGGGTGCATGATCGTCAGGTCGTCGCGTGCAGCGTCGAGTGTCGTCTCGTCGACCCGGTACTCCCCGGCGACGGCGCGGTACTCGTCTTCGTCCGGGAACCGCTCGCGCTGGATCCGAGTGACGTACAACACGTCCAGTTCGGGGATCACGTCGTCTAAGCGCTCGTGTTCCCGGAGCCTGGCGCCGGCGTCGTGGAGGTCGTACTGGACGCTTCGTGGGAGTTGGAGCGACGGCGGGGAGACGAAGTGCATCCGAGCGTCGAACTCCGTCAGCGCCGCCGCCAGCGAGTGGACC belongs to Halobaculum sp. MBLA0143 and includes:
- the pyrI gene encoding aspartate carbamoyltransferase regulatory subunit, whose protein sequence is MTDDDQKLRVSKIRDGTVIDHVAAGQALNVLSLLEIDGSEGLGVSVVMNVPSDRLGQKDVVKVEGRELSQSEVDVLSLFAPAATVNIVREFDVVEKNRVSRPERVTGVLECPNRNCITNADEPVDASFAVVEEGVRCEYCDTILREGFGEQLSR
- a CDS encoding NADP-dependent oxidoreductase, with amino-acid sequence MSPTETRRFHLEHRPEGRPDHDAFELRTVEVEPDPGEALVRTQYLSVDPYMRDRMRAGESYSEPWDVGDPLRGGVVGEVVAGGAGVEPGQTVVGNLPWAEYAVAAGDDLTPVDTGGLPTSAALSVLGMPGRTAYFGTREVAQPRAGDTVVVSGAAGAVGSVVGQLAALQGADVIGVAGSQEKTNWLTDDLGFDGAIDYEHETVPERLDELAPDGIDVYFDNVGGPITDAVFARLNVDARVAVCGQIALYNDEAVPTGPRKLPSLIESRATVEGFLVRDFAPRFREATEHLAELVAAGDLQYRETITEGLANAPDAFLGLFDGDNIGKQLVKVGEE